A section of the Methanoculleus horonobensis genome encodes:
- a CDS encoding methanogenesis marker 8 protein, with protein sequence MSERDEHIVEAAGRCRVVIRDGRVVEVGTPQIQDCPLARRFACPVPEMTPEAIKRNIEGRIRSFGMCTPEREVLAGPDFVIFGASELLSSAVRRGDLDAAVIASDGAGTLVATNPALIQGIGGRMSGLVKTSPIREVIARIEENGGVVLDPATAAIDQAAGVALAAELGHRRIAVTTAVAVEAAAIRERFPDAVIVAVHTTGLSREDAALMARSADLLTACASRYVREEAAKTALLQAGTSIPVFAMTAAGKAIILGKVAETDQQVIVHGARLPVPGSQSPSPLR encoded by the coding sequence ATGAGCGAACGTGACGAACATATCGTAGAGGCCGCCGGCAGATGCCGGGTCGTGATCCGGGACGGCCGGGTGGTCGAGGTCGGGACGCCGCAGATACAGGACTGCCCGCTGGCACGGCGGTTCGCCTGTCCTGTTCCGGAGATGACGCCGGAGGCGATCAAACGAAACATCGAGGGGCGTATCAGGTCGTTCGGGATGTGCACGCCGGAGCGCGAGGTTCTTGCCGGGCCGGACTTCGTCATCTTCGGGGCGTCGGAACTCCTGAGCAGCGCCGTCCGCCGGGGGGACCTCGACGCCGCGGTGATCGCTTCCGACGGGGCGGGAACGCTCGTTGCGACGAACCCCGCCCTCATCCAGGGGATCGGCGGCCGGATGTCGGGGCTCGTGAAGACGAGCCCGATCCGCGAGGTGATCGCGCGGATCGAGGAGAACGGGGGCGTCGTCCTCGATCCGGCAACCGCCGCGATCGACCAGGCAGCCGGCGTCGCCCTGGCGGCAGAACTCGGCCATCGCCGGATAGCCGTGACCACCGCCGTTGCCGTCGAGGCGGCGGCTATCCGGGAGCGGTTCCCCGATGCCGTGATCGTCGCCGTCCACACGACCGGGCTCTCGCGGGAGGACGCCGCCCTCATGGCCCGCTCGGCTGATCTCCTCACCGCCTGCGCCTCGCGGTACGTCCGGGAGGAGGCGGCGAAGACCGCGCTCCTGCAGGCGGGGACGTCGATCCCGGTCTTCGCGATGACGGCCGCGGGGAAGGCAATCATCCTCGGGAAAGTCGCGGAGACCGACCAGCAGGTCATCGTCCATGGAGCGCGCCTCCCGGTGCCGGGATCGCAATCGCCCTCGCCGCTCCGCTGA
- a CDS encoding heparan-alpha-glucosaminide N-acetyltransferase produces the protein MPGERYWEIDLARGVAIVTMIVFHSAFDLNFFGVLPLDVSGGFLRMLAYLTASTFIFLVGVSFTISYARTSRRLEGRSLTLKYVRRGLTIFGYGLAITAVTWLFLPDVYIVFGILHFIGLAILLAPLFVRLDPEKLIITSIAFLIAGYAASLVSGPWPLLWLGIRPESFASLDYVPILPWFGLVLVGMACGRLFYPDGKRNFSIPVAEPALARPLEFLGRHSLVIYFLHQPVILLLIAVLAPGAVTGFW, from the coding sequence ATGCCGGGAGAACGTTACTGGGAGATCGACCTCGCACGGGGCGTCGCCATCGTGACGATGATCGTCTTCCACTCGGCCTTCGATCTCAACTTCTTCGGCGTCCTGCCGCTCGACGTCTCCGGCGGATTCCTCCGGATGCTTGCCTACCTGACCGCATCGACGTTCATCTTCCTCGTCGGGGTCTCTTTCACCATCAGCTACGCCCGGACCTCGCGGCGGCTCGAGGGGCGCAGCCTCACGCTCAAGTACGTCCGGCGCGGCCTCACCATCTTCGGCTACGGCCTCGCCATCACCGCCGTCACCTGGCTCTTTCTCCCTGACGTCTACATCGTCTTCGGCATCCTGCACTTCATCGGGCTTGCGATCCTGCTCGCGCCGCTCTTCGTCCGGCTCGATCCGGAGAAACTCATCATCACGAGCATCGCCTTTCTCATCGCGGGCTACGCGGCAAGCCTCGTCTCCGGCCCGTGGCCGCTCCTCTGGCTCGGCATCCGGCCGGAATCCTTCGCGAGCCTCGATTACGTCCCGATCCTCCCCTGGTTCGGCCTCGTCCTGGTCGGGATGGCCTGCGGCCGTCTCTTCTACCCGGACGGAAAACGGAACTTCTCGATCCCGGTTGCGGAACCGGCGCTTGCCCGGCCGCTCGAGTTCCTGGGCCGGCACTCGCTCGTCATCTACTTCCTCCACCAGCCGGTGATTCTGCTCCTGATCGCGGTCCTCGCGCCGGGAGCGGTGACGGGGTTCTGGTGA
- a CDS encoding TerC family protein, whose amino-acid sequence MTAVTETAWIIFIASIVALLALDLGVFNRRAHVIKPREALLQVVVFVTAAVLFNIGIYLWMGPQSGLEFTTGYIMELMLSVDNLFVFVIVFASFCVPRKDQHKVLFYGIIGALVFRLAFIMAGVALVETFSWVLYIFGAFLIFTGIRMVTGKEEKPVEPDKNILVRGFRRIMPVTRDYEGDSFFVKKPDAAGKMVTWATPMFVALLVVETTDIVFAVDSIPAILGITTNSFIVFSSNAFAILGLRSMYFALAHFMAAFCYLKYGLAGILSFIGIKMLAADLYHVPVEISLAVIILILGVAIATSVIRNWRTGTCPAVIAAQTRACPALESLHADDAQAPTAEAARSGRDPGEGKRDR is encoded by the coding sequence ATGACAGCAGTAACAGAGACAGCGTGGATCATATTCATCGCCAGCATAGTGGCGCTCCTGGCACTCGACCTCGGCGTCTTCAACCGCAGAGCACATGTCATAAAGCCGCGCGAGGCGCTCCTGCAGGTCGTCGTCTTCGTCACCGCCGCGGTGCTCTTCAATATCGGGATATATCTCTGGATGGGGCCCCAGTCCGGGTTGGAGTTCACCACCGGCTACATCATGGAACTGATGCTCTCCGTCGACAACCTCTTCGTCTTCGTCATCGTCTTCGCATCATTCTGCGTACCCCGAAAGGATCAGCACAAGGTGCTGTTTTACGGCATTATCGGGGCTCTGGTCTTCCGCCTGGCGTTCATCATGGCGGGTGTGGCGCTGGTGGAGACATTCTCCTGGGTGCTCTATATCTTCGGCGCCTTCCTGATCTTCACCGGCATCAGGATGGTGACCGGAAAGGAAGAGAAACCGGTCGAACCTGACAAGAACATCCTGGTTCGCGGATTCCGGAGGATCATGCCGGTTACCAGGGACTACGAAGGCGACAGTTTCTTCGTCAAAAAGCCTGATGCGGCCGGCAAGATGGTGACCTGGGCCACCCCCATGTTCGTGGCCCTGCTGGTCGTGGAGACCACCGACATCGTATTTGCGGTGGACTCCATCCCCGCCATCCTCGGTATCACCACCAACTCGTTCATCGTCTTCAGTTCCAACGCGTTTGCCATCCTCGGCCTGAGATCGATGTACTTCGCGCTGGCGCACTTCATGGCCGCTTTCTGCTACCTGAAGTACGGCCTGGCCGGTATCCTCAGTTTTATCGGCATCAAGATGCTGGCCGCCGATCTCTACCACGTCCCGGTGGAGATCTCGCTGGCCGTCATCATCCTGATCCTGGGGGTGGCCATCGCCACTTCCGTCATCAGGAACTGGCGCACAGGAACCTGCCCGGCGGTGATAGCAGCGCAGACCAGGGCCTGCCCTGCTCTGGAGAGCCTCCATGCGGACGACGCTCAGGCTCCCACGGCAGAGGCAGCACGCTCTGGACGGGATCCCGGGGAGGGTAAGAGAGACCGGTAA
- the ade gene encoding adenine deaminase — translation MDFAVKDGRVVGFGEYRGTREYDLSGTCVVPGLIDAHVHIESSLLAPAEYARLVLAHGTTTVIADPHEIANVCGAPGIDYMLAEGARTPLDILVMLPSCVPATPFDAGGAVLTAADLARFRGREGVVGLAEVMNVPGVLFGDEDLRTKMDLFEVVDGHAPFLSGMDLNAYIYAGVQSDHECTTLSEAREKLLRGMYIMIREGSTERNLRDLLPLVDACTAPRCCFATDDQHADMLAGEGHIDDCVRIAVAGGLEVEQALRMATLSAAGRFGLHDRGALAPGRLADFCVVDDPDRFAVIRTFKRGVEIIDAGYLPPACPAAPMHARVPEPPDIRITGRGEARVIGIVPGQITTRDMRCPVDAAGIPDLGRDILKAVVTDRYRGSGSGVGLVHGFGLKEGAIAGSVSHDSHNIVAVGAGDADIVRAVAEVVRLGGGLAVVSGDDITALPLECAGLMSALPYGEVVQRLAALEEHARRLGAIENPFMYLSFLALTVVPEVRVTERGVFDVGAFTDVPLFEK, via the coding sequence GTGGACTTCGCGGTGAAAGACGGCCGCGTCGTCGGCTTCGGGGAGTACCGGGGGACGCGGGAGTACGACCTCTCGGGCACCTGCGTGGTGCCCGGGCTGATCGACGCTCACGTCCATATCGAGAGTTCGCTCCTCGCGCCGGCGGAGTATGCCCGGCTCGTCCTCGCGCACGGCACGACGACGGTGATTGCCGACCCCCACGAGATAGCAAACGTCTGTGGGGCGCCGGGGATCGACTACATGCTTGCCGAAGGGGCGCGGACGCCGCTCGACATCCTGGTCATGCTCCCGTCCTGTGTCCCGGCAACGCCGTTTGACGCGGGCGGCGCCGTGCTCACGGCCGCCGATCTCGCCCGGTTCCGGGGACGGGAGGGGGTCGTCGGGCTCGCCGAGGTGATGAACGTCCCCGGCGTCCTCTTCGGCGACGAAGACCTCCGGACGAAGATGGATCTCTTCGAGGTCGTCGACGGCCACGCGCCGTTCCTCTCGGGAATGGATCTGAACGCCTACATCTATGCCGGCGTCCAGAGCGACCACGAGTGCACGACGCTTTCTGAAGCGCGGGAGAAACTCCTCCGGGGGATGTACATCATGATCCGGGAGGGTTCGACGGAGCGCAACCTCCGCGACCTCCTCCCGCTCGTCGACGCCTGCACGGCGCCGCGGTGCTGCTTTGCCACCGACGACCAGCACGCCGACATGCTTGCCGGGGAGGGGCATATCGATGACTGCGTAAGAATTGCGGTCGCAGGCGGCCTGGAGGTCGAGCAGGCGCTCCGTATGGCCACGCTCTCCGCCGCCGGAAGGTTCGGGCTCCACGACCGGGGCGCTCTTGCACCGGGAAGGCTTGCCGACTTCTGCGTCGTCGACGATCCCGACCGCTTCGCGGTCATCCGGACGTTCAAGCGCGGTGTCGAGATCATCGACGCCGGCTACCTGCCCCCTGCCTGTCCGGCGGCCCCCATGCACGCCCGCGTGCCGGAACCGCCCGATATCCGGATAACCGGGCGGGGGGAGGCGCGAGTGATCGGGATCGTGCCCGGCCAGATCACGACCCGGGATATGCGCTGCCCGGTCGACGCTGCCGGGATCCCCGACCTCGGCCGCGACATCCTCAAAGCGGTCGTCACCGACCGCTACCGGGGAAGCGGCTCCGGCGTCGGGCTCGTGCACGGGTTCGGTCTGAAGGAGGGTGCAATTGCCGGGTCGGTCTCCCACGACTCCCACAACATCGTCGCGGTCGGGGCCGGCGACGCCGATATCGTCCGTGCCGTCGCCGAGGTGGTCCGGCTCGGCGGCGGCCTCGCGGTGGTCTCCGGGGACGATATAACCGCGCTCCCGCTCGAGTGCGCCGGGCTGATGTCGGCCCTTCCCTACGGCGAGGTCGTGCAGCGGCTTGCGGCCCTCGAGGAGCATGCCCGGCGGCTCGGCGCGATCGAAAATCCCTTCATGTATCTCTCGTTCCTCGCCCTGACGGTCGTCCCTGAAGTCCGGGTCACGGAGCGCGGGGTCTTCGACGTTGGGGCGTTTACGGACGTGCCGCTGTTTGAGAAGTGA
- a CDS encoding M48 family metalloprotease: protein MIDRRTKLVRCPFTISIRGCPALNSIRYRHSFYERNLSEASDDTLRFVLLHEEGHVRKGSSLLSALPTLPVLLCLAFFGHPPLLIGGLPAAKPVFIALLLLIAFLAYRTYYHRMCDEEFIADRYAADAMRCCYRVRDPGTLLQNVLSGLLTGASSPHRKGVIPGLLRSEPDYRPSIADRVQKLRAATDPGNRRPVRPTDGDRSS, encoded by the coding sequence TTGATTGACCGTAGGACAAAGCTGGTGAGATGCCCCTTCACGATCTCCATACGGGGATGCCCGGCACTCAACAGCATCCGCTACCGGCATTCGTTCTACGAGAGAAACCTCTCGGAGGCAAGCGACGACACGCTCCGGTTCGTGCTGCTCCACGAAGAGGGGCACGTAAGGAAGGGGTCATCTCTTCTCTCAGCCCTTCCGACCCTCCCGGTACTCCTCTGTCTCGCCTTCTTCGGCCATCCGCCCCTGCTGATTGGAGGACTCCCGGCTGCAAAGCCGGTCTTCATCGCCCTCCTCCTCCTGATCGCCTTCCTCGCCTACCGGACGTACTACCACCGCATGTGCGATGAAGAGTTCATAGCCGATCGATATGCCGCCGATGCGATGAGGTGCTGCTACCGGGTCAGGGATCCGGGAACCCTCCTCCAGAACGTTCTTTCCGGCCTGCTGACAGGGGCATCGTCCCCCCACCGTAAAGGCGTGATCCCCGGACTTCTTCGTTCCGAGCCAGACTATCGGCCGTCGATCGCCGATCGCGTGCAGAAACTCAGGGCCGCAACCGATCCCGGCAACAGAAGACCTGTACGCCCCACTGACGGCGATCGCTCCAGCTGA
- a CDS encoding ParA family protein, with the protein MLDITIIAFAHHKGGTGKTTSCLNVAGYLQKDGKGVLVVDCDPQANATTGLGVDPGTLELSMYDVFMSVFEGFPDVGIADVIVSTASGIDLAPATLDLVGVEPYLYGIEDRAGLLREALAQVTDAYDFILIDTPPSMGQFVINGLVAADHTVVTLDSGTFALKGMEALSTVFGDIREMLGEDVAADFAILTRWKGSGNPAAGTGGLALFLKRIFSPTSSAEEERERERLKAFESEVKKAFKQVFAVPYSPAIYETQQKGLPISHYAPESDAGREYRAIATALTERDNNHGEDV; encoded by the coding sequence GTGCTGGACATTACGATTATAGCGTTCGCCCACCACAAGGGGGGCACTGGAAAGACGACATCGTGTCTCAACGTTGCAGGATACCTCCAGAAAGATGGGAAGGGCGTTCTGGTCGTAGACTGCGACCCGCAGGCCAATGCCACCACGGGTCTCGGGGTCGACCCCGGGACCCTCGAACTGAGCATGTATGACGTCTTCATGAGCGTCTTTGAGGGATTTCCCGATGTCGGGATCGCCGATGTTATCGTCTCAACGGCATCGGGGATCGATCTCGCGCCGGCAACACTGGATCTCGTTGGGGTTGAACCCTATCTCTACGGCATCGAGGACCGGGCGGGGCTGCTCAGAGAGGCGCTCGCGCAGGTGACGGACGCCTACGATTTCATCCTGATCGATACGCCCCCGAGCATGGGCCAGTTCGTCATCAATGGCCTCGTCGCAGCGGATCACACCGTCGTCACCCTCGATTCGGGCACGTTCGCCCTGAAAGGCATGGAAGCCCTGTCTACAGTCTTTGGCGACATCCGGGAGATGCTCGGAGAAGACGTCGCCGCAGACTTCGCCATCCTGACCCGCTGGAAAGGATCGGGGAACCCGGCGGCCGGAACAGGCGGGCTTGCGCTCTTCCTGAAGCGGATCTTCTCACCCACCTCATCAGCAGAAGAGGAGAGGGAGAGAGAGCGGCTGAAGGCGTTCGAGTCCGAGGTGAAAAAAGCGTTCAAGCAGGTATTCGCGGTTCCGTACTCTCCTGCAATCTACGAGACGCAGCAGAAGGGGCTCCCTATCTCCCACTATGCTCCTGAGAGCGATGCCGGCAGGGAATACCGGGCAATAGCAACTGCGCTCACCGAGCGGGACAACAATCATGGTGAGGATGTGTAA
- a CDS encoding methyl-accepting chemotaxis protein, with product MIDKPGRKALFTGPIAPGTTGQEQGTVVLPEAIEAALHAALEGDDSVQIDLAGVPESYRPLVTSINALLEKKQEEKERLKHRLDDARMLLKGADTIIQQNPMPILVVDPDFTVTMVNAAYAEMSGIPTDQVLGKSLKDFKITSQKGSGLRQAIQEKKRAYAEVIVELPSGTHTLEQYGIPLLDNENAVESILIVYNDLTRQREEEEEIRSQMENIAELQRRSETIVQKNPMPMLVVDTAMKIVTANEAYLELTGIDQSRITSMTLRDFRVLDQKGDGIKKVVTEKVRASGEVTVEFPAGTYILEQHGIPLLNEKNDLTGILNVYNDVTEKRKEEEEIRKMQHRIDTMIKQNPLAIALLRADKSRIDINDEYARMWRGTREETLAKKLYDYDITIIDGDHFYACYETKKLARTDVMVKWPDGARKYLTLNAIPILDKNGEIEMAFYVWNDWTDLKMKEEEVKDTEHRVDAMIKQNPLAIATLRPDKSRIDINDEYARMWRGTREETLAKKLYDYDITILDGDHFYTCYETKKLARTDVMVKWPDGARKYLTLNAIPILDKNGEIEMAFYVWNDWTEQREREDQIRDLMETAKQESERLGASATELGNALSAMAKGDLTAFVDAETDDPLHEVKNDYNASLTAIRTLLADVAKAAHQVDMTTKEVSKSTDEIIRATEQVAVSTQQSSEDARRQLEKIEEIGMDINDLSASIEEIASTSQSVMEQASKASKEGNDAATLGEVATKKMQLVEEISTQTVGEISTLNNQMREINNIVKLIADIANQTNLLALNAAIEAARAGEHGRGFAVVAGEIRNLAGESKRASQDIEDLIRTIQASTEKTTDSMQASHQEIQAGIESVNKVIVGLNRIVDGVEVVTRGISEITKATEDQANSTNNVMQKMDESTHMTKESLNRTEDMAALAEEVSASTEEVGSASHELAGMAEQLKKVMTQFKLN from the coding sequence ATGATCGACAAACCTGGAAGGAAAGCACTATTTACCGGGCCGATTGCGCCGGGTACGACAGGACAGGAACAGGGAACAGTGGTACTGCCCGAGGCGATCGAGGCTGCACTCCACGCGGCGCTTGAAGGCGACGACTCCGTGCAGATCGACCTTGCCGGCGTTCCGGAGAGTTACCGGCCGCTGGTCACCTCGATCAATGCGCTGCTCGAGAAGAAGCAGGAGGAGAAGGAGCGCTTGAAGCACCGGCTGGACGATGCCAGGATGCTCCTGAAGGGCGCCGATACGATCATTCAGCAGAATCCGATGCCCATCCTGGTCGTCGATCCGGACTTCACGGTGACGATGGTAAACGCCGCCTATGCCGAGATGAGCGGGATCCCGACTGATCAGGTGCTCGGCAAGAGCCTGAAAGACTTCAAGATAACGTCGCAGAAGGGTTCCGGCCTCCGGCAGGCAATCCAGGAGAAGAAGCGCGCGTATGCGGAGGTCATTGTCGAACTGCCCTCGGGCACCCATACGCTTGAGCAGTACGGCATCCCATTGCTCGACAACGAGAATGCAGTCGAGAGCATCCTCATCGTCTACAACGATCTCACCAGGCAACGGGAGGAAGAGGAAGAGATCCGGTCCCAGATGGAAAATATCGCCGAACTGCAGCGCAGGTCAGAGACGATCGTCCAGAAGAACCCGATGCCGATGCTGGTCGTCGACACCGCGATGAAGATCGTCACTGCCAACGAGGCATACCTCGAACTGACCGGGATCGATCAGTCGCGCATCACCTCGATGACCCTGCGGGACTTCAGGGTCCTCGACCAGAAAGGAGACGGGATCAAGAAGGTGGTCACCGAGAAGGTACGCGCTTCCGGCGAAGTGACGGTCGAGTTCCCTGCCGGCACCTACATCTTAGAACAGCACGGAATCCCGCTCTTAAACGAGAAGAACGATCTGACAGGGATCCTGAACGTCTATAACGACGTCACTGAGAAGCGGAAAGAGGAGGAAGAGATCCGGAAGATGCAGCATCGCATCGATACGATGATCAAGCAGAACCCGCTTGCCATCGCGCTCCTCCGCGCAGACAAGAGCCGGATCGACATCAACGATGAGTACGCCCGGATGTGGCGGGGTACCCGGGAAGAGACCCTCGCGAAGAAACTCTACGACTACGACATCACCATCATCGACGGCGATCACTTCTACGCCTGCTACGAGACGAAGAAACTCGCCCGGACCGACGTCATGGTCAAGTGGCCCGACGGTGCCAGGAAGTACCTCACCCTGAATGCCATCCCCATCCTTGATAAGAACGGCGAGATCGAGATGGCCTTCTACGTCTGGAACGACTGGACCGACCTCAAGATGAAGGAGGAGGAGGTCAAGGATACCGAGCACCGGGTGGATGCGATGATCAAGCAGAACCCGCTCGCGATCGCGACGCTCCGCCCCGACAAGAGCCGGATCGACATCAACGACGAGTATGCCCGGATGTGGCGCGGCACACGCGAAGAGACGCTTGCAAAGAAACTCTACGACTACGACATCACCATCCTTGACGGCGATCACTTCTACACCTGCTACGAGACAAAGAAACTCGCCCGGACCGACGTCATGGTCAAGTGGCCCGATGGTGCCAGGAAGTACCTCACCCTGAATGCCATCCCCATCCTTGATAAGAACGGCGAGATCGAGATGGCCTTCTACGTCTGGAACGACTGGACCGAGCAGCGGGAGAGAGAGGACCAGATCCGCGACCTGATGGAGACCGCAAAGCAGGAGAGCGAGAGACTTGGCGCGAGTGCCACAGAACTCGGGAACGCGCTTTCGGCCATGGCAAAGGGCGACCTGACGGCATTCGTGGACGCAGAAACCGACGACCCGCTCCACGAGGTCAAGAACGACTACAACGCCTCGCTGACAGCTATCCGGACGCTCCTCGCCGACGTGGCGAAAGCCGCCCATCAGGTGGACATGACGACGAAAGAGGTCAGCAAGAGCACCGACGAGATCATCCGGGCGACAGAGCAGGTCGCCGTCTCGACGCAGCAGTCGTCGGAGGACGCACGCCGCCAGCTCGAGAAGATCGAGGAGATCGGGATGGATATCAATGATCTCTCGGCATCCATCGAGGAGATTGCAAGCACGTCGCAGTCGGTCATGGAGCAGGCATCGAAGGCTTCCAAGGAAGGGAACGATGCGGCAACGCTCGGTGAAGTCGCGACGAAGAAGATGCAGCTCGTCGAGGAGATCTCCACGCAGACCGTGGGGGAGATCAGCACCCTCAACAACCAGATGCGGGAGATCAACAATATCGTCAAGTTGATCGCCGATATCGCCAACCAGACCAACCTCCTCGCGCTGAACGCCGCGATCGAGGCCGCCCGTGCCGGGGAGCACGGTCGCGGGTTCGCCGTGGTCGCCGGCGAGATCAGGAACCTTGCCGGAGAGTCCAAACGTGCGAGCCAGGACATCGAGGACCTGATCCGGACGATCCAGGCAAGCACCGAGAAGACCACCGACTCGATGCAGGCGTCCCACCAGGAGATCCAGGCGGGCATCGAGAGCGTCAACAAGGTCATCGTGGGCCTGAACCGGATCGTCGACGGCGTGGAAGTGGTCACCCGCGGCATCTCCGAGATCACCAAGGCCACCGAGGATCAGGCGAACTCCACCAACAACGTCATGCAGAAGATGGACGAGTCGACCCACATGACCAAGGAGAGCCTGAACCGCACCGAAGACATGGCGGCACTCGCCGAAGAGGTCAGCGCATCGACCGAGGAAGTCGGAAGCGCTTCCCACGAGCTGGCAGGCATGGCCGAACAACTCAAGAAGGTCATGACGCAGTTCAAACTGAACTGA
- a CDS encoding chemotaxis protein CheW has protein sequence MAASVDVVEFQLGAEHYALDIQIAREIVEMMPITPLPRAPEYLAGIINLRGEITNIIDLRDLLGLPAAEETENRKIVVLMPDVTAGSNVGIIVDDVHSVVSVRNEQIERISDGITSSISSYVKAIIKIGDEEDGKAKTLVIWLDVQKVIGDLGGDLGNI, from the coding sequence ATGGCAGCATCCGTAGACGTGGTGGAGTTCCAGCTCGGGGCCGAGCACTACGCACTGGATATCCAGATTGCACGAGAGATCGTGGAGATGATGCCGATCACTCCCCTTCCCCGCGCTCCCGAGTACCTCGCGGGCATCATCAACCTGCGAGGCGAGATCACGAACATCATCGATCTCCGCGACCTTCTCGGGCTCCCTGCAGCGGAGGAGACCGAGAACCGGAAGATCGTCGTGCTGATGCCGGACGTAACGGCCGGATCGAACGTAGGGATCATCGTCGACGACGTTCACAGCGTCGTATCGGTCAGGAACGAACAGATCGAGCGCATCAGCGACGGCATCACGTCGTCTATCAGCAGTTACGTCAAAGCAATCATCAAGATAGGGGACGAGGAGGACGGGAAGGCCAAGACCCTTGTCATATGGCTCGACGTCCAGAAAGTAATCGGCGATCTCGGCGGCGATCTCGGAAACATCTAG